Proteins encoded within one genomic window of Oncorhynchus masou masou isolate Uvic2021 chromosome 1, UVic_Omas_1.1, whole genome shotgun sequence:
- the LOC135544933 gene encoding protein PAXX-like isoform X2, with protein MFPDHQLMPTPTQNMDGNLPLTQSSYCTVVDKKDQSKLICYTHTASGIFNVGLTNAFDVWSTDFTEETLNQFRQKFALKSTEDYILKIRSACGSGSVSVSVEDTNAVLYVAASPGDLSVTLSRLKEQEAKEVLRELLFRMADSLTNLNNTGPASFSPGKSPHKRNTDFEPRRHQQSGQTMAVKKRLPGDSLINPGTKRKRQATGVAFDEEDDQ; from the exons ATGTTCCCTGACCATCAGCTCATGCCCACACCAACACAAAACATGGATGGAAATCTACCGTTGACCCAATCATCGTATTGCACCGTGGTAGATAAAAAAGACCAATCTAAACTAATATGCTACACGCATACAGCATCTGGGATATTCAATGTCGG CTTGACAAATGCCTTTGATGTGTGGAGCACAGATTTCACTGAGGAGACATTGAACCAGTTT AGACAGAAGTTTGCCTTAAAGTCAACAGAGGATTATATCCTGAAaatcag GTCTGCGTGTGGGAGTGGGAGTGTGTCGGTATCGGTGGAGGACACCAATGCAGTGCTCTATGTAGCGGCCAGTCCAGGAGACCTGAGTGTGACTCTGTCCAGACTAAAAGAACAAGAGGCTAAAGAGGTCCTGAGAGAGCTGCTGTTTAGAATGGCAGACAGCCTGACCAATTTAAACAATACTG GCCCTGCCTCATTCAGTCCTGGGAAGAGTCCGCACAAACGGAATACAG ACTTTGAGCCAAGGAGACACCAGCAGAGTGGCCAAACTATGGCAGTCAAGAAGCGTCTCCCAGGAGATTCTCTCATCAACCCAGGAACTAAGAG AAAGCGTCAAGCAACCGGGGTGGCATTTGATGAAGAAGACGATCAATGA
- the LOC135544933 gene encoding protein PAXX-like isoform X1 yields the protein MFPDHQLMPTPTQNMDGNLPLTQSSYCTVVDKKDQSKLICYTHTASGIFNVGLTNAFDVWSTDFTEETLNQFRQKFALKSTEDYILKIRSACGSGSVSVSVEDTNAVLYVAASPGDLSVTLSRLKEQEAKEVLRELLFRMADSLTNLNNTAGPASFSPGKSPHKRNTDFEPRRHQQSGQTMAVKKRLPGDSLINPGTKRKRQATGVAFDEEDDQ from the exons ATGTTCCCTGACCATCAGCTCATGCCCACACCAACACAAAACATGGATGGAAATCTACCGTTGACCCAATCATCGTATTGCACCGTGGTAGATAAAAAAGACCAATCTAAACTAATATGCTACACGCATACAGCATCTGGGATATTCAATGTCGG CTTGACAAATGCCTTTGATGTGTGGAGCACAGATTTCACTGAGGAGACATTGAACCAGTTT AGACAGAAGTTTGCCTTAAAGTCAACAGAGGATTATATCCTGAAaatcag GTCTGCGTGTGGGAGTGGGAGTGTGTCGGTATCGGTGGAGGACACCAATGCAGTGCTCTATGTAGCGGCCAGTCCAGGAGACCTGAGTGTGACTCTGTCCAGACTAAAAGAACAAGAGGCTAAAGAGGTCCTGAGAGAGCTGCTGTTTAGAATGGCAGACAGCCTGACCAATTTAAACAATACTG CAGGCCCTGCCTCATTCAGTCCTGGGAAGAGTCCGCACAAACGGAATACAG ACTTTGAGCCAAGGAGACACCAGCAGAGTGGCCAAACTATGGCAGTCAAGAAGCGTCTCCCAGGAGATTCTCTCATCAACCCAGGAACTAAGAG AAAGCGTCAAGCAACCGGGGTGGCATTTGATGAAGAAGACGATCAATGA